The following proteins are co-located in the Poecile atricapillus isolate bPoeAtr1 chromosome 2, bPoeAtr1.hap1, whole genome shotgun sequence genome:
- the PPP1R3G gene encoding protein phosphatase 1 regulatory subunit 3G: protein MASPARPRQELAAEERRLRGAAPTVPRDAKREAAGERLVLLELRRCGRPPSPGPGERQEEGEEEEEEGEAAAGEDCCGKCKKRVQFADSLGLSLASVKHFSDAEEPQVPPAALSHLQSPPGEERDPPPPGAEAPPPALLLVPDFPDGGEPGAERLRRQRVCLERLGRPAAPTDVRGTVQVLGGPGPKEVTVRYTFNEWLSFVDVPAAPLPPEPPAERYGFTLCVPPSLREGSALHFAIRYRGPQGEFWDNNGGRNYTLRCCGCPGGGPAAAPPAPAAPRY, encoded by the coding sequence ATGGCGAGCCCCGCACGCCCGCGGCAGGAGCTGGCGGCCGAGGAGCGGCGGCTCCGCGGCGCGGCCCCGACGGTGCCCCGCGACGCCAagcgggaggcggcgggggagcggctggtgctgctggagctgcggCGCTGCGGGCGGCCGCCGTCCCCCGGCCCCGGCGAGcggcaggaggagggggaggaggaggaagaggagggggaggcggcggcgggcgaAGATTGTTGCGGCAAGTGCAAGAAGCGGGTGCAGTTCGCCGACTCGCTGGGGCTGAGCCTCGCCAGCGTCAAGCACTTCAGCGACGCCGAGGAGCCGCAGGTGCCGCCCGCCGCGCTGTCGCACCTGCAGAGCCCGCCCGGCGAGGAGCGGGAcccgccgccgcccggcgccgaggccccgccgcccgccctgCTCCTGGTGCCCGACTTCCCCGACGGCGGCGAGCCCGGCGCCGAGCGGCTGCGGCGGCAGCGCGTCTGCCTGGAGCGCCTGGGGCGGCCCGCGGCGCCCACCGACGTGCGGGGCACGGTGCAAGTGCtgggcggccccggccccaaGGAGGTGACGGTGCGCTACACCTTCAACGAGTGGCTCTCCTTCGTGGACGTCCCGGCCGCGCCCCTGCCCCCCGAGCCGCCGGCCGAGCGCTACGGCTTCACCCTATGCGTCCCGCCGAGCCTGCGGGAGGGCTCGGCCCTACACTTCGCCATCCGCTACCGCGGCCCGCAGGGCGAGTTCTGGGACAACAACGGCGGCCGCAACTACACCCTGCGCTGCTGCGGCTgccccgggggcggccccgccgccgccccgccggcccccgccgccccccgctaCTGA
- the RPP40 gene encoding ribonuclease P protein subunit p40 isoform X1, whose translation MLPAQLGRAPRHLLVCERGHARHPRSRHAAHVRDHAYSCRVSFLIPECGMLPEVLKSTIADIGEYYLVRNLPLHELVAHEFIDAFVKKGSCYALTYKTKIDQDNTAALLPNGKLILSVDKDTYEELGLQGRPSQYSGKKVMRYIITIDLTDAGFHPESKKHNRVLWALKEKKPLEFDFLLAWYNTGAEGSTLMSYFSKNQIQALKPKITFSTLRDLQCPVLQSNDLQGKPEESCSTEELFEWLGAVLNQVSLDNKSSSFLSTYCCPEPNTVVEKAFLCTITGFIIPEKIIQLLEQLCCYFGEPKLAYWLTLTVHGFADSPVSWRESEHGFHKGGENLYNFVIFRNLDYWLQMAVGAHDDCPP comes from the exons ATGCTGCCGGCGCAGCTCGGGCGCGCGCCGCGGCACCTGCTGGTGTGCGAGCGGGGCCACGCGCGCCACCCGCGCTCGCGGCACGCGGCGCACGTGCGGGACCACGCCTACAGCTGCCGC GTGTCTTTTTTGATCCCGGAATGTGGCATGCTACCTGAAGTGCTGAAAAGCACAATTGCAGATATTGGAGAGTACTACCTGGTGAGGAATTTACCCCTTCATGAATTGGTTGCTCATGAATTCATTGATGCTTTCGTGAAGAAAG GTTCATGCTACGCACTTACCTATAAGACAAAAATTGATCAAGATAATACTGCAGCTCTGCTACCAAATG GTAAACTAATTCTGTCAGTGGATAAGGATACTTATGAGGAACTTGGGCTGCAAGGTCGTCCTTCTCAGTATTCAGGCAAAAAAGTAATGAGATATA TTATCACTATTGACTTGACTGATGCTGGCTTTCACCCTGAGAGCAAAAAACATAACAGAGTGCTTTGGgccttgaaagaaaagaaacctttAGAATTTGACTTCCTACTGGCTTGGTATAATACAG GTGCAGAGGGATCAACACTGATGTCATACTTTTCAAAAAACCAAATACAGGCCCTGAAGCCAAAAATAACATTCAGCACCTTAAGGGACTTGCAGTGTCCAGTGTTACAAAGTAATGATCTGCAAGGAAAACCGGAGGAGTCCTGCAGTACAGAGGAGCTGTTTGAATGGCTGGGTGCTGTCTTGAATCAAGTCAGCTT agaCAACAAATCCTCCAGCTTCTTATCAACCTATTGCTGCCCTGAGCCCAACACAGTGgtggaaaaagcttttttatgCACAATCACAGGCTTTATAATTCCTGAGAAGATCATTCAGTTATTGGAGCAGCTGTG TTGCTATTTTGGTGAACCAAAACTGGCGTATTGGCTGACCTTAACTGTGCATGGCTTTGCAGACAGCCCTGTCTCCTGGAGAGAAAGTGAACATGGTTTCCACAAAGGAGGAGAGAACTTGTACAACTTTGTCATTTTTAGAAATCTGGACTACTGGCTTCAGATGGCTGTAGGAGCTCATGATGATTGTCCTCCATAA
- the RPP40 gene encoding ribonuclease P protein subunit p40 isoform X3, producing MLPAQLGRAPRHLLVCERGHARHPRSRHAAHVRDHAYSCRVSFLIPECGMLPEVLKSTIADIGEYYLVRNLPLHELVAHEFIDAFVKKGSCYALTYKTKIDQDNTAALLPNVITIDLTDAGFHPESKKHNRVLWALKEKKPLEFDFLLAWYNTGAEGSTLMSYFSKNQIQALKPKITFSTLRDLQCPVLQSNDLQGKPEESCSTEELFEWLGAVLNQVSLDNKSSSFLSTYCCPEPNTVVEKAFLCTITGFIIPEKIIQLLEQLCCYFGEPKLAYWLTLTVHGFADSPVSWRESEHGFHKGGENLYNFVIFRNLDYWLQMAVGAHDDCPP from the exons ATGCTGCCGGCGCAGCTCGGGCGCGCGCCGCGGCACCTGCTGGTGTGCGAGCGGGGCCACGCGCGCCACCCGCGCTCGCGGCACGCGGCGCACGTGCGGGACCACGCCTACAGCTGCCGC GTGTCTTTTTTGATCCCGGAATGTGGCATGCTACCTGAAGTGCTGAAAAGCACAATTGCAGATATTGGAGAGTACTACCTGGTGAGGAATTTACCCCTTCATGAATTGGTTGCTCATGAATTCATTGATGCTTTCGTGAAGAAAG GTTCATGCTACGCACTTACCTATAAGACAAAAATTGATCAAGATAATACTGCAGCTCTGCTACCAAATG TTATCACTATTGACTTGACTGATGCTGGCTTTCACCCTGAGAGCAAAAAACATAACAGAGTGCTTTGGgccttgaaagaaaagaaacctttAGAATTTGACTTCCTACTGGCTTGGTATAATACAG GTGCAGAGGGATCAACACTGATGTCATACTTTTCAAAAAACCAAATACAGGCCCTGAAGCCAAAAATAACATTCAGCACCTTAAGGGACTTGCAGTGTCCAGTGTTACAAAGTAATGATCTGCAAGGAAAACCGGAGGAGTCCTGCAGTACAGAGGAGCTGTTTGAATGGCTGGGTGCTGTCTTGAATCAAGTCAGCTT agaCAACAAATCCTCCAGCTTCTTATCAACCTATTGCTGCCCTGAGCCCAACACAGTGgtggaaaaagcttttttatgCACAATCACAGGCTTTATAATTCCTGAGAAGATCATTCAGTTATTGGAGCAGCTGTG TTGCTATTTTGGTGAACCAAAACTGGCGTATTGGCTGACCTTAACTGTGCATGGCTTTGCAGACAGCCCTGTCTCCTGGAGAGAAAGTGAACATGGTTTCCACAAAGGAGGAGAGAACTTGTACAACTTTGTCATTTTTAGAAATCTGGACTACTGGCTTCAGATGGCTGTAGGAGCTCATGATGATTGTCCTCCATAA
- the RPP40 gene encoding ribonuclease P protein subunit p40 isoform X5 has protein sequence MLPAQLGRAPRHLLVCERGHARHPRSRHAAHVRDHAYSCRVSFLIPECGMLPEVLKSTIADIGEYYLVRNLPLHELVAHEFIDAFVKKVITIDLTDAGFHPESKKHNRVLWALKEKKPLEFDFLLAWYNTGAEGSTLMSYFSKNQIQALKPKITFSTLRDLQCPVLQSNDLQGKPEESCSTEELFEWLGAVLNQVSLDNKSSSFLSTYCCPEPNTVVEKAFLCTITGFIIPEKIIQLLEQLCCYFGEPKLAYWLTLTVHGFADSPVSWRESEHGFHKGGENLYNFVIFRNLDYWLQMAVGAHDDCPP, from the exons ATGCTGCCGGCGCAGCTCGGGCGCGCGCCGCGGCACCTGCTGGTGTGCGAGCGGGGCCACGCGCGCCACCCGCGCTCGCGGCACGCGGCGCACGTGCGGGACCACGCCTACAGCTGCCGC GTGTCTTTTTTGATCCCGGAATGTGGCATGCTACCTGAAGTGCTGAAAAGCACAATTGCAGATATTGGAGAGTACTACCTGGTGAGGAATTTACCCCTTCATGAATTGGTTGCTCATGAATTCATTGATGCTTTCGTGAAGAAAG TTATCACTATTGACTTGACTGATGCTGGCTTTCACCCTGAGAGCAAAAAACATAACAGAGTGCTTTGGgccttgaaagaaaagaaacctttAGAATTTGACTTCCTACTGGCTTGGTATAATACAG GTGCAGAGGGATCAACACTGATGTCATACTTTTCAAAAAACCAAATACAGGCCCTGAAGCCAAAAATAACATTCAGCACCTTAAGGGACTTGCAGTGTCCAGTGTTACAAAGTAATGATCTGCAAGGAAAACCGGAGGAGTCCTGCAGTACAGAGGAGCTGTTTGAATGGCTGGGTGCTGTCTTGAATCAAGTCAGCTT agaCAACAAATCCTCCAGCTTCTTATCAACCTATTGCTGCCCTGAGCCCAACACAGTGgtggaaaaagcttttttatgCACAATCACAGGCTTTATAATTCCTGAGAAGATCATTCAGTTATTGGAGCAGCTGTG TTGCTATTTTGGTGAACCAAAACTGGCGTATTGGCTGACCTTAACTGTGCATGGCTTTGCAGACAGCCCTGTCTCCTGGAGAGAAAGTGAACATGGTTTCCACAAAGGAGGAGAGAACTTGTACAACTTTGTCATTTTTAGAAATCTGGACTACTGGCTTCAGATGGCTGTAGGAGCTCATGATGATTGTCCTCCATAA
- the RPP40 gene encoding ribonuclease P protein subunit p40 isoform X2, translating into MLPAQLGRAPRHLLVCERGHARHPRSRHAAHVRDHAYSCRVSFLIPECGMLPEVLKSTIADIGEYYLVRNLPLHELVAHEFIDAFVKKGKLILSVDKDTYEELGLQGRPSQYSGKKVMRYIITIDLTDAGFHPESKKHNRVLWALKEKKPLEFDFLLAWYNTGAEGSTLMSYFSKNQIQALKPKITFSTLRDLQCPVLQSNDLQGKPEESCSTEELFEWLGAVLNQVSLDNKSSSFLSTYCCPEPNTVVEKAFLCTITGFIIPEKIIQLLEQLCCYFGEPKLAYWLTLTVHGFADSPVSWRESEHGFHKGGENLYNFVIFRNLDYWLQMAVGAHDDCPP; encoded by the exons ATGCTGCCGGCGCAGCTCGGGCGCGCGCCGCGGCACCTGCTGGTGTGCGAGCGGGGCCACGCGCGCCACCCGCGCTCGCGGCACGCGGCGCACGTGCGGGACCACGCCTACAGCTGCCGC GTGTCTTTTTTGATCCCGGAATGTGGCATGCTACCTGAAGTGCTGAAAAGCACAATTGCAGATATTGGAGAGTACTACCTGGTGAGGAATTTACCCCTTCATGAATTGGTTGCTCATGAATTCATTGATGCTTTCGTGAAGAAAG GTAAACTAATTCTGTCAGTGGATAAGGATACTTATGAGGAACTTGGGCTGCAAGGTCGTCCTTCTCAGTATTCAGGCAAAAAAGTAATGAGATATA TTATCACTATTGACTTGACTGATGCTGGCTTTCACCCTGAGAGCAAAAAACATAACAGAGTGCTTTGGgccttgaaagaaaagaaacctttAGAATTTGACTTCCTACTGGCTTGGTATAATACAG GTGCAGAGGGATCAACACTGATGTCATACTTTTCAAAAAACCAAATACAGGCCCTGAAGCCAAAAATAACATTCAGCACCTTAAGGGACTTGCAGTGTCCAGTGTTACAAAGTAATGATCTGCAAGGAAAACCGGAGGAGTCCTGCAGTACAGAGGAGCTGTTTGAATGGCTGGGTGCTGTCTTGAATCAAGTCAGCTT agaCAACAAATCCTCCAGCTTCTTATCAACCTATTGCTGCCCTGAGCCCAACACAGTGgtggaaaaagcttttttatgCACAATCACAGGCTTTATAATTCCTGAGAAGATCATTCAGTTATTGGAGCAGCTGTG TTGCTATTTTGGTGAACCAAAACTGGCGTATTGGCTGACCTTAACTGTGCATGGCTTTGCAGACAGCCCTGTCTCCTGGAGAGAAAGTGAACATGGTTTCCACAAAGGAGGAGAGAACTTGTACAACTTTGTCATTTTTAGAAATCTGGACTACTGGCTTCAGATGGCTGTAGGAGCTCATGATGATTGTCCTCCATAA
- the RPP40 gene encoding ribonuclease P protein subunit p40 isoform X4, with the protein MLPEVLKSTIADIGEYYLVRNLPLHELVAHEFIDAFVKKGSCYALTYKTKIDQDNTAALLPNGKLILSVDKDTYEELGLQGRPSQYSGKKVMRYIITIDLTDAGFHPESKKHNRVLWALKEKKPLEFDFLLAWYNTGAEGSTLMSYFSKNQIQALKPKITFSTLRDLQCPVLQSNDLQGKPEESCSTEELFEWLGAVLNQVSLDNKSSSFLSTYCCPEPNTVVEKAFLCTITGFIIPEKIIQLLEQLCCYFGEPKLAYWLTLTVHGFADSPVSWRESEHGFHKGGENLYNFVIFRNLDYWLQMAVGAHDDCPP; encoded by the exons ATGCTACCTGAAGTGCTGAAAAGCACAATTGCAGATATTGGAGAGTACTACCTGGTGAGGAATTTACCCCTTCATGAATTGGTTGCTCATGAATTCATTGATGCTTTCGTGAAGAAAG GTTCATGCTACGCACTTACCTATAAGACAAAAATTGATCAAGATAATACTGCAGCTCTGCTACCAAATG GTAAACTAATTCTGTCAGTGGATAAGGATACTTATGAGGAACTTGGGCTGCAAGGTCGTCCTTCTCAGTATTCAGGCAAAAAAGTAATGAGATATA TTATCACTATTGACTTGACTGATGCTGGCTTTCACCCTGAGAGCAAAAAACATAACAGAGTGCTTTGGgccttgaaagaaaagaaacctttAGAATTTGACTTCCTACTGGCTTGGTATAATACAG GTGCAGAGGGATCAACACTGATGTCATACTTTTCAAAAAACCAAATACAGGCCCTGAAGCCAAAAATAACATTCAGCACCTTAAGGGACTTGCAGTGTCCAGTGTTACAAAGTAATGATCTGCAAGGAAAACCGGAGGAGTCCTGCAGTACAGAGGAGCTGTTTGAATGGCTGGGTGCTGTCTTGAATCAAGTCAGCTT agaCAACAAATCCTCCAGCTTCTTATCAACCTATTGCTGCCCTGAGCCCAACACAGTGgtggaaaaagcttttttatgCACAATCACAGGCTTTATAATTCCTGAGAAGATCATTCAGTTATTGGAGCAGCTGTG TTGCTATTTTGGTGAACCAAAACTGGCGTATTGGCTGACCTTAACTGTGCATGGCTTTGCAGACAGCCCTGTCTCCTGGAGAGAAAGTGAACATGGTTTCCACAAAGGAGGAGAGAACTTGTACAACTTTGTCATTTTTAGAAATCTGGACTACTGGCTTCAGATGGCTGTAGGAGCTCATGATGATTGTCCTCCATAA